The Flammeovirgaceae bacterium genome contains a region encoding:
- a CDS encoding aminodeoxychorismate synthase component I, producing MNLEQFVSALNTWGASRTPFFFLTDFELNQPLAFRLDEVDPNVLQYSINGFSNSPILTRPSGSVDLQLFPISFQEYETRFKRVQHHLGYGDSFLLNLTVKTPVGLNCSLQEIFNRAQARYKCWYQNEFIVFSPETFVQIRGNKIYAYPMKGTIDASVPYATDQILNDPKEKAEHVTIVDLIRNDLSQVATAVEVTRFRYVEEIKTNRARLLQVSSEITGRLPDDFHCQLGTLLVKLLPAGSVSGAPKLKTCSVIRAAEGCDRGFYSGVLGYFDGINLDSGVMIRFIEHQDGRYYYRSGGGITTQSEAAKEYQELLDKIYVPVN from the coding sequence TTGAACCTGGAGCAATTTGTTTCGGCATTAAATACCTGGGGCGCTTCGCGAACACCCTTTTTCTTTCTTACCGATTTTGAATTGAACCAACCCCTGGCTTTCCGGCTGGATGAGGTTGATCCTAACGTATTGCAATATTCCATTAATGGTTTCTCAAATAGCCCGATATTGACGAGGCCGTCAGGTTCGGTTGATTTACAACTGTTTCCAATTTCTTTTCAGGAATACGAAACCCGTTTTAAGCGGGTACAGCATCACCTCGGTTATGGCGATTCCTTTTTGCTGAATCTTACCGTAAAAACTCCGGTTGGATTGAATTGCTCCCTGCAGGAAATTTTTAACAGGGCTCAGGCCCGATACAAGTGCTGGTACCAAAATGAGTTTATTGTTTTTTCGCCAGAAACGTTTGTGCAGATTCGGGGCAATAAAATTTATGCATACCCCATGAAGGGCACGATTGATGCCTCGGTTCCTTATGCGACCGACCAGATTCTAAATGATCCAAAAGAAAAAGCTGAGCACGTTACCATTGTTGATCTGATACGCAACGATCTGAGCCAGGTGGCGACAGCAGTAGAGGTAACGCGTTTCCGCTATGTGGAAGAAATCAAAACAAATCGCGCCAGGTTATTGCAGGTGAGTTCGGAGATAACCGGCCGGCTGCCGGATGATTTCCACTGCCAGTTGGGCACCCTGTTGGTAAAGCTTTTACCAGCCGGCTCCGTTAGTGGCGCCCCGAAATTAAAAACATGCTCTGTTATTCGTGCTGCTGAGGGCTGCGATCGGGGATTTTATTCGGGCGTTCTGGGTTATTTTGATGGTATTAACCTGGACAGCGGTGTTATGATCCGGTTTATCGAACACCAGGATGGTCGATATTACTATCGCAGCGGAGGGGGCATTACCACGCAGAGTGAAGCAGCAAAGGAGTATCAGGAACTGCTTGATAAAATATATGTACCGGTTAATTGA
- a CDS encoding 4Fe-4S cluster-binding domain-containing protein, translated as MEDFYTIQGEGFYQGCAAYFIRLGGCDVGCVWCDVKESWDASAHPLVHVDTIVARAKSSSAPMAVITGGEPALYDLKPLTEGLRTTGMRTHIETSGAYPLTGVWDWITLSPKKFKPPVDSIYNRADELKIIIYNKSDFAWAAEHAERVSKDCKLFLQPEWSKEKEMLPLIIDYCKTNPHWRISLQVHKYMNIP; from the coding sequence ATGGAAGACTTCTACACTATTCAGGGTGAGGGTTTTTATCAGGGATGTGCGGCATATTTTATCCGGCTGGGTGGTTGTGATGTGGGTTGTGTTTGGTGCGATGTTAAAGAATCGTGGGATGCTTCGGCTCATCCGCTGGTACATGTTGATACCATCGTGGCTCGTGCAAAATCGTCATCGGCCCCGATGGCCGTAATTACCGGAGGTGAACCTGCCCTGTATGATCTGAAGCCATTAACTGAGGGCTTGCGTACTACCGGGATGCGCACGCACATCGAAACCTCGGGTGCTTACCCGTTAACCGGGGTTTGGGATTGGATTACGCTTTCACCTAAAAAATTCAAACCCCCGGTTGATTCAATTTATAACCGGGCTGATGAGTTGAAAATCATTATATATAATAAGAGTGATTTTGCATGGGCTGCCGAGCATGCCGAACGGGTAAGTAAAGATTGCAAACTTTTTCTGCAGCCGGAATGGTCAAAAGAAAAAGAAATGCTGCCGCTAATCATTGATTACTGCAAGACCAATCCGCATTGGCGTATTTCATTGCAGGTGCATAAGTACATGAATATACCTTAA
- a CDS encoding bifunctional 5,10-methylenetetrahydrofolate dehydrogenase/5,10-methenyltetrahydrofolate cyclohydrolase, producing MTETSTYTLIDGRKVASEIKEEIIQRVNEIKKAGGKIPHLAIILVGDDGASQTYVDHKVKACKEVGFHYTMMRFADTISEDKLLKHIDQVNKDPDVDGFIVQLPLPPHISVEKITEHIKPDKDVDGFTNRNFGSIVSKNPLLLPATPFGVMELLKRYRVETEGRHCVVVGASRLVGAPLSMMLVEHGRATVTVCHKYTKGLADFTRRADILIVAVGKPGLITADMVKEGAIVIDVGTTRVEGPQYKNGYAIKGDVDFKNVAPKCSMITPVPGGVGPMTIASLLLNTLRATELRNS from the coding sequence ATGACAGAAACATCAACTTACACGCTGATTGACGGACGAAAGGTCGCTTCTGAGATTAAGGAAGAAATCATTCAACGCGTAAACGAAATTAAAAAAGCAGGCGGCAAAATTCCGCACCTGGCTATCATTTTGGTAGGCGATGATGGGGCCAGCCAAACGTATGTCGATCATAAAGTAAAAGCCTGCAAAGAAGTGGGCTTTCACTACACCATGATGCGCTTTGCGGATACCATCAGCGAAGACAAATTACTCAAGCATATCGATCAGGTTAATAAAGATCCGGATGTGGATGGCTTTATTGTTCAACTGCCGTTGCCTCCTCACATTTCGGTAGAAAAAATTACCGAACACATTAAGCCCGATAAGGATGTGGATGGTTTTACCAACCGCAATTTCGGGAGTATTGTATCAAAAAATCCGTTGCTGCTGCCGGCTACTCCGTTTGGGGTGATGGAGTTGCTTAAACGCTATCGTGTTGAAACTGAAGGCAGGCACTGTGTTGTGGTTGGGGCCAGCAGGTTAGTGGGGGCACCTCTTAGTATGATGTTGGTAGAACACGGCCGGGCTACGGTAACGGTATGCCACAAATACACAAAGGGGTTAGCCGATTTTACAAGGCGTGCCGATATTTTAATTGTGGCGGTGGGCAAACCCGGTTTGATTACGGCTGATATGGTGAAAGAAGGAGCTATCGTAATTGATGTTGGAACAACCCGGGTAGAAGGACCTCAATATAAAAACGGATATGCCATAAAAGGCGATGTGGATTTTAAAAACGTTGCCCCGAAATGTTCCATGATTACGCCCGTACCGGGCGGTGTTGGCCCAATGACTATCGCATCGCTGTTGTTAAATACGCTGCGGGCCACTGAACTTCGCAATTCATAA
- the lepA gene encoding elongation factor 4, with the protein MENIRNFCIIAHIDHGKSTLADRLLEATGTLTDRQMQDQVLDNMDLEREKGITIKAHAIQMNYKMDGKDYILNLIDTPGHVDFSYEVSRSIAACEGALLIVDASQGIEAQTISNLYLALEHDLEIIPVLNKIDLPHAMPEEVTDEIVDLIGCKPEDVIRASAKEGIGIDDILRAVVERIKPPKGDPNAPLQAMIFDSVFNSFRGIEVYFRVFNGSIKKGDKVKFVSTGKEYTADEIGVLKLEKHPLHHIHAGNVGYLISGIKVASEVHVGDTITHADRPGEAVKGFENVKPMVFAGIYPVDTTEFEELRASMEKLQLNDASLVWEPETSAALGFGFRCGFLGMLHMEIIQERLEREFGMTVITTVPSVQFRAIKTDGSMYEINAPSEMPEPNTVDHIEEPYIKAQIITKAEFIGPIIKLCMDKRGVIKNQSYLTTDRVEMTFEMPLAEIVFDFFDKLKTISKGYASLDYHLIGFRESDMVKLDIQLNGEKVDALSAIVHRSKAYEWGKKLCEKLRELLPRQMFEIAIQAAIGQKIVARETVKALRKNVLAKCYGGDITRKRKLLEKQKKGKKRMRQVGNVEIPQEAFMAVLKID; encoded by the coding sequence ATGGAGAACATCCGCAATTTTTGCATTATTGCCCACATTGACCACGGTAAAAGTACGCTGGCCGACAGGCTGTTAGAGGCAACCGGAACATTAACGGACCGGCAGATGCAGGACCAGGTGCTTGATAATATGGACCTGGAACGTGAAAAGGGCATTACCATAAAAGCCCACGCCATCCAGATGAATTACAAGATGGATGGAAAGGATTACATCCTGAACCTGATTGACACCCCGGGCCATGTTGACTTTTCATACGAGGTATCGCGCTCCATTGCAGCCTGCGAAGGGGCGTTACTGATTGTTGATGCCAGCCAGGGTATTGAAGCCCAAACCATTTCCAATCTTTACCTGGCATTGGAGCACGATCTGGAAATAATACCCGTGCTTAATAAAATTGATCTTCCGCACGCCATGCCCGAAGAGGTTACCGATGAAATCGTTGACCTGATTGGCTGTAAACCTGAGGATGTGATTCGCGCCAGCGCCAAGGAGGGTATTGGTATTGACGATATTCTGCGAGCCGTTGTTGAGCGCATAAAACCTCCGAAGGGCGATCCGAACGCCCCACTTCAGGCTATGATTTTCGATTCAGTATTTAACTCGTTTCGCGGCATTGAAGTTTATTTCCGCGTATTTAACGGATCGATAAAAAAGGGAGACAAAGTAAAGTTTGTTAGTACAGGAAAGGAGTACACGGCAGACGAGATAGGTGTACTGAAACTGGAGAAGCATCCGCTTCATCACATCCATGCCGGCAATGTAGGATACCTCATCTCCGGAATTAAAGTGGCCAGCGAAGTGCATGTGGGCGATACGATTACCCATGCCGACCGCCCGGGCGAAGCCGTAAAAGGTTTTGAAAATGTAAAGCCCATGGTGTTTGCCGGAATTTATCCGGTTGATACCACCGAGTTTGAAGAACTGCGGGCTTCCATGGAAAAACTTCAGTTGAATGATGCTTCGCTGGTTTGGGAACCTGAAACTTCCGCTGCCCTGGGTTTTGGTTTTCGCTGTGGTTTTCTCGGCATGCTTCACATGGAGATTATCCAGGAACGCCTGGAACGTGAGTTTGGCATGACGGTTATTACCACGGTTCCATCTGTGCAGTTCCGCGCCATTAAAACCGATGGCTCCATGTATGAAATCAACGCACCCTCCGAAATGCCGGAGCCCAATACGGTTGATCACATTGAAGAACCCTACATCAAAGCACAGATTATTACGAAAGCCGAGTTTATCGGACCCATCATTAAACTGTGTATGGACAAACGCGGAGTGATCAAAAACCAGTCATACCTCACCACCGACCGGGTAGAGATGACGTTTGAAATGCCGCTGGCAGAAATTGTGTTCGACTTCTTTGATAAGCTAAAAACGATTTCGAAAGGATATGCCTCGCTCGATTACCACCTGATTGGTTTCCGTGAATCCGATATGGTAAAGCTGGATATCCAGTTAAACGGAGAGAAGGTAGATGCCCTTTCGGCTATTGTGCACCGCAGCAAAGCGTACGAGTGGGGTAAAAAACTTTGTGAAAAACTGCGCGAATTACTGCCTCGCCAGATGTTTGAAATAGCCATCCAGGCGGCTATCGGTCAGAAGATCGTTGCCCGTGAAACCGTTAAGGCGCTTCGCAAAAACGTGTTGGCAAAATGCTATGGTGGAGACATCACGCGTAAGCGTAAACTGCTGGAAAAACAAAAGAAAGGAAAGAAGCGCATGCGCCAGGTGGGCAATGTGGAAATACCCCAGGAGGCCTTTATGGCAGTGCTGAAGATTGATTAA
- a CDS encoding RES family NAD+ phosphorylase produces the protein MKAYRIARTVFCDGSGEGAKRYGGRWNSAGCPALYASSSVASGLLERLTVDPELFAAERYVLYSVQEFTIPDILIFYPELSHLPAGWDSLPAGKASQRYGDALLAKGVVSFAVPSVVDRTSVNYVINPLAADFRKIVWKVYPLKLDQRIVR, from the coding sequence ATGAAGGCGTACCGCATTGCGCGAACCGTGTTTTGCGATGGTAGCGGTGAAGGGGCCAAACGGTATGGCGGCCGCTGGAATTCTGCCGGCTGCCCGGCTCTCTATGCAAGCAGTTCGGTTGCATCGGGTTTACTGGAGCGACTCACCGTTGATCCGGAACTTTTTGCGGCTGAACGGTACGTGTTGTATTCTGTTCAGGAGTTTACTATTCCTGATATCCTGATTTTCTACCCGGAACTCAGCCACTTGCCTGCTGGCTGGGATAGCCTGCCTGCAGGCAAAGCCTCGCAACGCTATGGCGATGCATTACTGGCAAAAGGTGTTGTTAGCTTTGCCGTTCCTTCGGTGGTCGATCGCACATCGGTTAATTATGTAATCAATCCGCTTGCTGCTGACTTTCGGAAGATTGTTTGGAAGGTTTATCCGCTAAAGCTTGATCAACGCATTGTACGATAA
- a CDS encoding DUF2384 domain-containing protein — MKPKKYSKRRQFSSVSEPAFAYNLSEPVSVFSVLGVEPGSITEPLNRISTFRSGFKKSVFDRLKEVTGLDNETLASALAVSSKTIQRTDVFDSVQSEKMYALAELYAAGIGYFGLEGFRRWMDRPLFSLGNIRPLDLIDVSEGITMLKTEIMRLQHGVAV, encoded by the coding sequence GTGAAACCTAAAAAATACTCCAAAAGGAGGCAGTTTTCATCGGTTAGTGAACCGGCTTTCGCCTATAATTTAAGTGAACCGGTTTCGGTTTTCTCAGTTTTGGGCGTTGAACCGGGCAGTATAACGGAACCGCTCAATCGTATCAGCACTTTCCGGTCTGGCTTTAAAAAAAGTGTATTCGATCGCCTAAAAGAAGTAACGGGCCTGGACAACGAAACACTGGCCTCTGCGCTGGCAGTTTCATCAAAAACTATTCAGCGAACCGATGTTTTTGATTCGGTTCAGTCAGAAAAAATGTATGCGCTGGCCGAACTCTATGCTGCGGGTATCGGCTATTTTGGTTTGGAAGGTTTTCGCAGGTGGATGGACCGCCCGTTATTCAGCCTGGGTAATATCCGTCCGCTTGACTTAATTGATGTATCGGAAGGTATTACCATGTTGAAAACTGAAATCATGCGGTTGCAACATGGTGTTGCCGTATGA
- a CDS encoding amidohydrolase family protein, whose product MKRILYLVVLFSTALFAQGNVSKAPEVKEGEGPYPQLIIRGVTLIDGTGAPPIGPVDIVVKQNRIERIVNVGYPGVPVNQDRRPKLDAGGKELNAEGMYLMPGFIDMHGHIGGFQAPNAEYVFKLWMSHGITTVRDPSAGNGLDWVLDQKQKSAKNLITAPRLFAYTSFGQGSDKPISTAEMAREWVRNNKARGADGIKFFGAAPEIMQAAIEENKKLGLRSCCHHAQMDVARWNVVKSARAGLTSMEHWYGLPEALFTDRTIQDYPLDYNYQNEQHRFENAGKLWKQAAAPYSEHWNNVMNELLKLDFTLDPTFNIYEASRDLHRARRAEWHEEYTLPQLWSFYQPNRRAHGSYWFAWGTEQEVAWRENYRLWMTFVNEYKNRGGRVTTGSDSGFIFQLYGFAYIRELELLREAGFHPLEVIRSATLYGAQALGVEKDLGSVEVGKLADFVIVDQNPLENLQVLYGTGAIKLSDENKPVRVGGVKYTIKDGIVYDAKKLLADVRKIVADEKAKTGFTIKQPGNE is encoded by the coding sequence ATGAAGCGCATACTCTACCTCGTTGTGTTGTTTTCAACCGCATTGTTTGCTCAGGGCAATGTATCAAAGGCTCCTGAAGTTAAAGAAGGCGAGGGCCCTTATCCGCAATTAATCATCCGGGGTGTAACCCTTATTGATGGTACCGGTGCGCCACCCATTGGCCCGGTTGATATTGTTGTAAAGCAAAACCGCATTGAACGTATTGTTAATGTTGGTTACCCGGGTGTGCCCGTTAACCAAGATAGGCGCCCAAAACTCGATGCAGGCGGTAAAGAATTAAATGCCGAAGGCATGTACCTGATGCCCGGTTTCATTGATATGCACGGCCACATTGGCGGCTTTCAGGCGCCCAATGCCGAGTATGTTTTTAAATTGTGGATGAGCCATGGAATTACCACCGTTCGCGATCCTTCGGCCGGTAACGGATTGGACTGGGTACTCGACCAGAAACAGAAGAGCGCAAAAAATCTGATAACTGCCCCCCGGCTTTTTGCTTATACCTCCTTTGGGCAGGGAAGTGATAAACCAATCAGCACTGCGGAAATGGCCCGCGAGTGGGTGCGCAATAACAAGGCCAGAGGCGCTGATGGAATTAAATTTTTCGGTGCCGCGCCTGAAATAATGCAGGCGGCCATTGAAGAGAATAAGAAGCTCGGTTTGCGGTCATGCTGCCACCATGCGCAAATGGATGTGGCCCGCTGGAATGTGGTCAAGTCGGCCCGAGCCGGGCTAACCAGCATGGAACACTGGTATGGCTTACCCGAAGCCTTGTTTACCGATCGCACCATTCAGGATTATCCGCTTGATTATAATTATCAGAACGAACAGCATCGGTTTGAAAATGCCGGTAAACTCTGGAAGCAGGCCGCGGCCCCTTACTCGGAGCATTGGAATAACGTAATGAATGAGTTGCTGAAACTGGATTTCACGCTCGATCCTACCTTTAATATTTATGAAGCCAGCCGTGATTTACACCGCGCACGCAGGGCCGAGTGGCACGAGGAGTATACCCTGCCGCAGTTGTGGTCTTTCTATCAACCTAACCGAAGGGCGCATGGTTCGTATTGGTTTGCCTGGGGTACCGAGCAGGAAGTGGCCTGGCGCGAGAATTACCGGCTGTGGATGACGTTTGTAAACGAATACAAAAACCGCGGAGGCAGGGTAACTACCGGATCAGATTCGGGATTCATTTTTCAACTGTACGGCTTTGCCTACATCCGCGAACTGGAATTGCTCCGCGAGGCAGGGTTTCATCCGCTTGAAGTAATCCGTTCGGCTACGTTGTACGGTGCGCAGGCATTGGGTGTGGAAAAAGATTTAGGTTCAGTTGAAGTAGGCAAGCTTGCTGATTTTGTTATTGTTGACCAAAACCCGCTTGAAAATTTACAGGTGCTTTACGGTACGGGTGCCATTAAACTGTCAGACGAGAACAAACCTGTACGTGTGGGCGGAGTGAAATACACCATTAAGGATGGAATTGTTTATGATGCCAAAAAGCTGTTGGCTGATGTGCGTAAAATCGTGGCTGACGAAAAGGCTAAAACGGGCTTTACCATTAAGCAACCCGGTAATGAGTAG
- a CDS encoding DUF4011 domain-containing protein: MNNQVEHIFKVYLRRLTRLAGNNRLLFLLRQTGHQVLDLAQLNRLAVKNAFEIIEALIAQRPLAVCPVTDSRVEAVNLVSTRLKRLHRLEKFLFDEKGTRDLHVGWPMLRGKFADGTPVRAPLLFFPVELQAENGSWVIRRRADGEITFNKSLLLAYFHFNQVAVKEELLDTSFEEFDSDSTVFRTQLYQLLKEKIEINFNPDTFTSTIRTLDEFTRDQFDKLHRNGELKLFQEAVLGIFPQADSQLVPDYLQLIETNSFPCLEDFFASKSTATHAVRLQDTIAVNLAVKEERVFAPFKQDAWQEHALKSIKLGHSVVVQGPPGTGKSQLIANLIADGMASGKRVLLVCQKRVALDIVYERLRTVGLSAFTALVHDFRDDRKRLFGKIANQVERVDDYRAQNRTIDVIQAERNFVQLARIIDQLTEELEEYRKALFTDKECGLSAKELYLTTDPTTQRINLRQEYQLFDFQTLPPVLRKIKAFVRHAKSTEADDYLWKNRKSFARYQLSDRDEIERTIKDVKEFQEDCSLRLADLLHYPISFEEAENLLTRKADADELAGLLTDELVFGFFKAMTEEKEETTNLLWLQNMERVCMNCFDGAGVEATLTDDQIGKCQVALQQRLTARRNLVRLIRWELFSEHKFFLKRILIANNLPYNKHGLQTLEERLDNRLNLEHHLTALKEKKWLLDIPDQYDKRKFKKWFEKQLLGVRARLLFGSLRTISKALPVQLFSREEFLRRLWDIFDLLKQMAERKSGWLTHLTPYQISELAKQPGLWFNLIQQLRLDFDVLREADLLKESLSSHELEIVYRLYDELKTWDETRFEVVFQNSLRLAWIEHLEAKFPVLRLVATTKLEQLEQELARAVAEKQKLSAELVLIRARERTYERVEYNRLNNRITYRDLFHQVNKKKKLWPLRKLISEFHHELFNLIPCWMASPETVSALFPFSEIFDLVIFDEASQCFAERGLPAIYRARQVVVAGDSNQLKPFDLYQVRFHEEDEIPDLELESLLDLTSRYLPTVLLQHHYRSQSAELIDFSNRHFYKGKLRNLPHRKMSNPHIRAIEYLNVKGQWKDQTNQKEAEAVIIKVIDLGHTNPEWTIGVVTFNASQQELIQDLLEVARLQGNAVPESLFVKNIENVQGDERDVIIFSTAYAPDSSGKLNMHFGSLNVLGGENRLNVAITRARQKVIVITSIWPEELKLQGIKNDGPKLLRAYLEFARLVSEGKFAPALQAPKHAASWYLSASVLKMGGPANVPIKLKPCPWPIGDILISESTGNVGILVCDDEAYEQMITAKEGHIYIPLLLEAKGWPWLRLHSRNWWNNPDQVQQEISRFAYRLSDPTAPQTNKSTTA; the protein is encoded by the coding sequence TTGAATAACCAGGTGGAACATATTTTTAAAGTTTACTTACGCAGACTTACACGCCTTGCGGGCAATAACCGGTTGTTGTTCTTGCTGCGCCAAACAGGGCACCAGGTACTCGATTTGGCTCAACTTAATCGCCTGGCAGTTAAAAATGCATTTGAAATAATTGAGGCATTAATTGCCCAGCGACCCCTTGCGGTTTGCCCGGTGACCGACAGCCGTGTAGAAGCGGTAAATCTGGTAAGCACCAGGCTTAAGCGGCTACACCGACTGGAAAAATTTCTGTTTGATGAAAAAGGCACGCGCGATTTGCATGTTGGCTGGCCAATGCTTCGTGGAAAATTTGCCGATGGAACACCCGTGCGTGCGCCTTTACTTTTTTTTCCGGTTGAACTGCAGGCAGAAAATGGTTCATGGGTTATACGCAGGCGGGCCGATGGAGAGATAACCTTCAACAAATCGTTGCTGCTGGCCTATTTTCATTTTAACCAGGTTGCCGTAAAAGAAGAATTGCTCGATACTTCTTTTGAGGAGTTTGATTCGGATAGTACAGTTTTCCGCACGCAGCTCTACCAGCTTTTAAAAGAAAAGATAGAAATCAATTTTAATCCCGACACTTTTACCAGCACGATACGGACACTTGATGAGTTTACGCGCGATCAATTTGATAAACTGCATCGTAACGGTGAGCTGAAATTGTTTCAGGAAGCCGTGTTGGGAATTTTTCCTCAGGCCGATTCACAACTGGTGCCGGATTATCTCCAACTTATTGAAACAAATTCATTTCCCTGCCTCGAAGATTTTTTTGCTTCAAAATCAACGGCAACACATGCTGTGCGCTTGCAGGATACCATAGCAGTTAACCTGGCAGTTAAAGAAGAGCGCGTTTTTGCCCCGTTTAAACAGGATGCCTGGCAGGAGCATGCGCTGAAAAGCATCAAGTTGGGTCATTCGGTGGTGGTACAAGGGCCTCCAGGTACCGGAAAATCACAACTTATTGCCAATCTGATTGCGGATGGCATGGCTTCAGGCAAACGGGTTTTACTGGTCTGTCAAAAACGGGTAGCGTTAGATATTGTGTATGAGCGATTGCGTACCGTAGGCTTGTCGGCATTTACCGCCCTTGTGCATGATTTTCGCGATGACCGCAAACGCCTCTTCGGAAAAATTGCCAACCAGGTTGAACGGGTTGACGACTACCGTGCACAAAACCGGACGATAGACGTTATTCAAGCCGAACGTAATTTTGTACAACTTGCCCGCATAATTGATCAGCTTACCGAAGAACTCGAGGAATATAGAAAGGCGCTCTTTACTGACAAAGAATGCGGACTTTCAGCCAAAGAACTTTACCTCACCACCGATCCGACCACCCAACGCATCAACCTCCGGCAGGAGTATCAACTGTTTGATTTTCAAACATTGCCCCCGGTTTTGCGGAAAATAAAGGCATTTGTACGTCATGCAAAAAGCACGGAAGCGGATGACTACCTGTGGAAAAACAGAAAATCGTTTGCCCGCTATCAGCTTTCCGATCGGGATGAAATTGAGCGGACAATTAAAGACGTGAAGGAATTTCAGGAGGACTGCAGCCTCCGGCTGGCCGACCTGCTGCACTATCCGATATCATTTGAGGAGGCTGAAAACCTGCTAACCAGAAAAGCGGATGCCGATGAACTGGCAGGCCTGCTAACCGATGAACTGGTGTTTGGATTCTTTAAAGCCATGACGGAAGAAAAGGAGGAAACCACCAACCTGTTGTGGCTTCAAAATATGGAACGGGTGTGTATGAATTGTTTTGACGGTGCCGGTGTTGAGGCAACGTTAACGGATGATCAGATAGGGAAGTGCCAGGTGGCCTTGCAGCAGCGCCTTACGGCCCGCAGAAACCTCGTTCGGTTAATCCGGTGGGAGCTTTTCTCGGAGCACAAGTTTTTTCTGAAACGCATTCTCATTGCCAACAACCTTCCGTACAATAAGCACGGGTTACAAACACTGGAGGAACGCCTTGACAACCGCCTTAATCTGGAGCATCACCTCACCGCGCTAAAAGAAAAAAAGTGGCTGTTGGATATACCGGATCAGTACGACAAGCGAAAATTTAAAAAATGGTTCGAAAAGCAGTTGTTGGGTGTTCGGGCAAGGTTGTTGTTCGGTTCTTTACGCACCATCAGTAAAGCCCTGCCGGTTCAGTTGTTTTCACGAGAGGAGTTTCTGCGAAGATTATGGGACATCTTCGATTTGTTGAAGCAGATGGCCGAACGGAAATCCGGGTGGTTAACCCACCTTACTCCTTACCAGATTAGTGAGTTGGCTAAACAGCCGGGGCTTTGGTTTAACCTGATTCAGCAACTGCGCCTGGACTTTGATGTATTGCGCGAAGCCGATTTGTTAAAAGAAAGTTTGTCATCGCATGAATTGGAAATTGTTTACCGGCTTTACGATGAATTAAAAACCTGGGATGAAACCCGCTTTGAAGTTGTATTTCAAAACAGTTTGCGCCTGGCATGGATTGAACACCTGGAAGCTAAGTTTCCGGTGCTGCGCCTGGTGGCAACCACAAAGTTAGAACAACTGGAACAAGAGTTAGCCAGGGCGGTTGCTGAAAAGCAAAAACTCAGTGCAGAGCTGGTATTGATCCGCGCACGCGAACGAACGTATGAGCGGGTTGAATATAACCGCCTGAATAACCGGATAACATACCGCGATTTATTTCACCAGGTAAACAAAAAGAAAAAGCTGTGGCCGTTGCGCAAGCTCATCAGCGAATTTCACCACGAGTTGTTTAACCTGATCCCCTGCTGGATGGCTTCGCCCGAAACCGTTTCGGCCCTGTTTCCTTTCAGCGAAATTTTTGACCTCGTCATTTTTGATGAAGCCAGCCAGTGTTTTGCTGAGCGGGGGCTGCCGGCTATTTACCGCGCCCGGCAAGTGGTGGTGGCGGGCGACAGTAATCAGTTAAAGCCTTTTGATTTGTACCAGGTGCGGTTTCACGAGGAAGATGAAATACCCGATCTTGAACTTGAATCACTATTGGATTTGACCTCCCGGTATTTGCCCACGGTGTTACTGCAGCACCACTACCGCAGCCAGTCTGCAGAACTGATAGATTTTTCAAATCGCCATTTTTACAAAGGCAAATTGCGTAACCTTCCGCACCGAAAAATGTCAAACCCGCATATCAGGGCTATTGAATATTTGAATGTAAAAGGTCAATGGAAGGATCAAACCAATCAGAAAGAAGCCGAAGCTGTGATAATCAAAGTCATAGACTTAGGGCATACCAATCCGGAATGGACAATAGGTGTTGTAACCTTTAATGCATCGCAGCAGGAACTTATTCAGGACTTACTGGAAGTAGCACGGCTGCAGGGCAATGCCGTACCCGAGTCATTATTTGTTAAGAATATCGAGAATGTGCAGGGCGATGAGCGGGATGTAATCATCTTTTCAACAGCCTATGCACCCGACTCATCGGGTAAACTCAATATGCACTTTGGCAGCCTTAATGTTTTGGGTGGCGAAAACAGGCTTAACGTAGCCATAACACGCGCCAGGCAAAAGGTAATTGTTATAACCAGTATATGGCCGGAGGAACTGAAGCTACAGGGAATTAAAAACGATGGCCCTAAACTGCTTCGGGCGTACCTCGAATTTGCCCGATTGGTTTCGGAAGGCAAGTTTGCACCCGCATTGCAAGCACCAAAACATGCTGCCTCGTGGTACTTGTCGGCATCCGTGCTGAAAATGGGTGGCCCCGCGAATGTGCCCATCAAATTAAAACCGTGTCCCTGGCCTATAGGCGATATCCTTATTAGTGAATCCACAGGTAATGTTGGAATACTGGTGTGCGATGATGAAGCCTACGAGCAAATGATAACTGCAAAAGAGGGACATATTTATATACCGCTTCTCCTGGAGGCTAAAGGGTGGCCCTGGTTACGCCTGCACAGCCGGAATTGGTGGAATAACCCCGATCAGGTTCAACAGGAAATCAGCCGGTTTGCCTACCGACTGAGCGACCCAACTGCACCTCAGACCAACAAATCAACAACTGCATAA